The Amaranthus tricolor cultivar Red isolate AtriRed21 chromosome 2, ASM2621246v1, whole genome shotgun sequence genome contains the following window.
CTTGTGTTTGGATTGTGAAGTGGTGCTGGGTACAAAGATGCCAAAGTTGGAtaccaaagagggggagaagCATATTTTTAAGATGGCTAAAGCCAGGTCTAAGTAGAGGCAAGACTTAGGGACAGTGAAGTACATCAAGGATGAGGGCGGACGAGTAGTCCTTAAgacaagaagacatcaaaatgCGATGGCATCATTATTTCTCCCAACTGCTCAATGAGACTAGGGGTGTAAAGGAggaagtaggagaagctctcaaaaagatggggagaacaaaGACAGATGGACCTAATAACATTCCAATTGAGGTATGACGGAGTTTGGGAGAAGAGGACATTAGTTGGttgactaacctctttaatgCCATCCTGATGTCAAGCAAGATGCCAAAAGAATGAAGACACTTATCCCAATTTATAAAAACAAAGGTGATGCACAGGTATGCgggaactatagaggtatcaaacttcaaagtcacacaatgaaattgtgggaaagagtgattgaAAGGAGGATTAGACAAGAGACGGTGATTAGAGAAAACTAATTCGACTTCATGCCGGGAAGATCAACTACCGAGGCCATTCAtattttgaggagactgatggaaaagTATAGGGAGCAAAATAAGGATCTACATATGGTGTTCATCGACCTAGAAAAAgcatatgatagcataccacgaagtatcgtttgggatagcctcaagggtAGAGGTATTTCACTAAGATACATAGAAGCAATACAGGACATTTATGACAGAGTATCGACCAACATTCTTACTCTTGTGGGTATAACAGAGTCCTTCCCAATAAAAGAGGGACTGCATCAGGGATCAGTACTAAGTCCTTTCATCTTTACAGTCGTGATGGATGAAATCTCTAAATCTATCTGGGAGATTGTACCATAGTGCATGCTCTTCGTTGACGATATCGTTCTAGTCGCAGAAACTAAGGAGGAGCTTAATAGAaaattggaagagtggaggGTAGTCCTAGAGGATAGAGGGTTGCGCATAAGCCGTACGAAGACAGAATATTTGTGTTGCAACTTCAGTGGGATAGAACCGATAAGTGAACCAGAGATGACCTCAGGGGGAGAAGTTGTTGCGTCTATGTCCAAGTTCAAATACTTGGAATCGATAATTCAAAGTAATGGAGAGATTGATGGAGATGTTACTCATTGTACACAAGCGGGTTGGCTAAGTGGCGAGTAGCAATCggggtgctttgtgataaaaagtttcCTAGTAGATTAAAAGGTATGTTTTACCGCGTCTCAATTAGACCGACTTTGATGTATAGGACagaatgttggcccgtaaagaaTGTTTTCGAACAGAGAATGGatgttacagaaatgcgtatgctgagatGGATGTGTGGACACACAAAGGTAGATAGAATTAGAACCAGGAGTTTAAggagaagttaggggttgcacctCTCTGCAAAGATGCGTAAGAATAGGCTGAGATGGTTAGGACATGTCCAGAGAAAAACATATAACGCCTCAGTGAGAAGGATCGAAAGCACCATTGTGGAGGGTAAGAGAACTCAAGGAAGACCTAGAAGAACATGGGAGGAACATATTAAAAGTGACTTGCATGACCTACACCTCTCGAAGAacctgaccagggatagggATAGTTGGCGACGCCTTATTCACGTCTTAGATTTCTGAGTCTGAACAGTTACATTTGTTGCCTTTGTTTCTAGTCATTTACATATCGCTCTTTTTCCcgatttttttttacctttctatttttattttttttatccctatttttattttatttaaatttttttaagtttttttttaagttctCATGCCCTTTGAAGATCTTTCttggactctttgaccgcactctcctttatgggtatgagttaccGTCTTCCtccctccccaaaccctgatcatagttttcctatgagcaggatacactaagtatgatgatgatgataatgatgtcgTAGAGGGTTGTTCCTTAGATATATTATATGATGATGAGATTGACTTGATCTTAAAATCAGTCAAGGacaacaaatattcaatttaaaGATTGACATGAGATATGGAGATGTATAACTTTGAGTTTTGGTTATGAGTTATGACTTACATCTCCACACAAGAATGATCCACATTGAGATCAACTCGAAATTAAGAATAGTCAAATTTAAGTGCACCAAACTTTTAtaacttttattaatccgaACCCAATGATAACCTGATCACATCTGACAAAACCCAAGACGAGGTGACAAATAGTATCAACTTGGCCGATTTACCCTATTTATGAAAAGATCCGAAGGAAGTACAAATAAGTTTTAAAATAGACATTTGATATTCAAAGAATGTGACTTAAGTATTGTTACTGTTAAATCGTTTTGTTACATGACATTTGAAGTGTAGAAAATTTTGAACTCTCAAAGGTTGGTGCAACAAACCTTATACAAGACCTTGGGGTTATCTTGAATGGTAAAGGATTCCCCATGACTTGAAAATAGTACACACACACTTGGTGTACATGGAACAACTACATGGAGTGCTTTGAAATAAGATTAGCCTTGATCACCAAGATACAATAGTACACACAACAACTGGTAGACGCTTTGGGAGAAAAAAGGGGACCAAATAGTTACGTGGCAAGATCATTATAGCATACAGAATTTGGTAGGACCTGCTACTCGGACAAGTGGCTTCATGCTCGAATGATCAGCCTAGTCAAAAGCCCTTCTGGCCATTTTCGTCACTTGTTGCTAATTTTTAATGTCATGCCCTagctccatatatatatatatatatatatatatatatatatatatatatatatatatatatatatatatatatatatatatatatatatatatatatatatatatatatatatatatatatatatatatatatatatatatatatatatatatacatacatacatacatatatatatatatatatatatacatacatatatatatatatatatacacatacatatatatatatatatacatacatatatatatatatatatacatacatatatatatatatatacatacatatatatatatatatacatatatatatataaatacatatatatatatatatatatatatatatatatatatatatatatatatatatatatatatatacatacatatgtatatatatatatacatacatacatatatatatatatatatatatatatatatatatatatatatatatatatatatatatatatatatatatatatatatatatatatatatatatatacatatatatatatatatatatatatatatatatatatacatatatatatatatacatatatatatatatatacatatatatatatatatatatatatatatatatatatatatatatatacatatatatatatatatatatatatatacatacatacatacatacatacatacatacatacatacatacatatatatatatatatatatatatatatatatatatatatatatatatatatatatatatatatatatatatatatatatacacataatatatatatatatatatatatatatatatatatatatatatatatatat
Protein-coding sequences here:
- the LOC130805412 gene encoding uncharacterized protein LOC130805412 produces the protein MLFVDDIVLVAETKEELNRKLEEWRVVLEDRGLRISRTKTEYLCCNFSGIEPISEPEMTSGGEVVASMSKFKYLESIIQSNGEIDGDVTHCTQAGWLSGETECWPVKNVFEQRMDVTEMRMLRWMCGHTKRKTYNASVRRIESTIVEGKRTQGRPRRTWEEHIKSDLHDLHLSKNLTRDRDSWRRLIHVLDF